In Pedobacter sp. MC2016-14, the following proteins share a genomic window:
- a CDS encoding mechanosensitive ion channel family protein: MKLTQNVDSYYDKFYDWLLLKGPDILLAIVFLFVGLWLIRIFSRWMQGRMQHHQVNSSLKPFFLNVTIVVLRALLIFLVMQTLGIPLTIFAALVGAIGVAAGLALSGTMQNFASGVLILLLRPFSVSDNIIAQGQEGTVTSIKLFYTVVTTFDNRTVIIPNSKLSNEVIINISALGSRRLDLELKFSYGIDLATVRKVIDQTIAESTAILKTPEKRIGISALEESGYKIMVNVWLNAHGFHDARLVFQENLMQNLKGSGIKLPGMDAKS, from the coding sequence ATGAAATTAACTCAGAATGTAGATAGCTATTACGACAAATTTTACGACTGGTTGCTGTTAAAAGGCCCCGATATTTTGCTGGCCATTGTGTTTTTGTTCGTCGGCCTTTGGCTCATCAGGATTTTCTCCCGATGGATGCAGGGTCGCATGCAGCACCATCAGGTAAACAGTTCATTGAAACCCTTTTTTCTAAACGTAACCATCGTTGTATTAAGGGCACTGCTGATCTTTCTGGTTATGCAAACCTTGGGTATCCCCCTCACTATTTTCGCGGCATTGGTAGGCGCCATTGGTGTGGCGGCAGGTTTAGCATTGTCTGGTACCATGCAAAACTTTGCTTCCGGCGTATTGATCCTGTTGTTGAGGCCTTTTAGTGTTTCTGATAATATTATAGCCCAGGGGCAGGAAGGAACAGTGACTTCCATAAAGCTATTTTATACCGTAGTGACCACGTTCGACAACCGCACCGTAATTATTCCAAACAGCAAGCTGTCTAATGAGGTCATCATCAACATCAGCGCGCTTGGCAGCAGACGCCTTGATCTGGAGCTGAAGTTCAGTTATGGGATTGACCTTGCCACTGTCAGAAAAGTAATTGATCAAACCATCGCTGAATCTACAGCCATTTTAAAAACTCCTGAAAAGCGGATAGGCATTTCTGCACTGGAAGAAAGCGGTTACAAAATAATGGTGAATGTATGGCTAAATGCGCATGGTTTTCACGATGCACGTTTGGTTTTTCAGGAAAACTTAATGCAAAATCTAAAAGGATCGGGGATAAAACTCCCTGGTATGGACGCTAAATCATAA
- a CDS encoding ferritin-like domain-containing protein has product MATTKKAGTKAPAKSKTGKMENSEFHEFFVDELKDIYWAEKHLAKALPKMKKAATSPELAAAFEKHTEETTTHIATLEQVFALLDEKPQAKKCDAMEGLLKEGEGIIEDTDSGTLIRDAGLILAAQKVEHYEIATYGTLVVFAQNMGHTDVAELLQFTLDNEKATDVALTEIAESFVNEQAAAE; this is encoded by the coding sequence ATGGCAACTACAAAAAAAGCAGGCACAAAAGCGCCAGCGAAATCGAAAACAGGTAAGATGGAGAATTCTGAATTTCATGAATTTTTCGTTGATGAATTAAAAGACATCTATTGGGCAGAAAAGCATTTGGCTAAGGCCTTACCTAAAATGAAAAAAGCAGCGACAAGCCCTGAACTGGCTGCAGCTTTTGAAAAACACACAGAAGAAACGACCACACACATTGCAACCTTAGAGCAGGTATTTGCTTTGCTGGATGAAAAACCTCAGGCTAAAAAATGTGATGCAATGGAAGGATTGCTGAAAGAAGGTGAAGGTATTATTGAAGATACGGATTCGGGTACATTGATTCGTGATGCAGGATTGATTCTTGCCGCCCAAAAAGTGGAGCATTATGAAATTGCTACTTATGGTACGCTTGTAGTTTTTGCCCAAAACATGGGACATACCGACGTTGCTGAATTATTACAATTTACATTGGATAATGAAAAAGCAACCGATGTAGCGCTGACTGAAATTGCCGAAAGTTTTGTAAACGAGCAGGCAGCAGCAGAGTAA
- a CDS encoding DUF892 family protein, translating to MQDLLYKEYHKRLSGLLAAENKYRKVFQKLASVASTEELKSAIIPEKTEAEQHIARLKQCLQLADLKAERLIDELDTTLLSLVEATLKEKKMDAISMDIQILQRAVAVFNSKKASYEIVHKMAVALQQELAAQLLEQCAKDNQNNYAYLLQIAANIIYPKAVIA from the coding sequence ATGCAGGACTTGCTCTACAAAGAATACCATAAACGCTTATCCGGTTTATTGGCTGCCGAAAACAAATACCGTAAAGTCTTTCAGAAATTAGCTTCGGTGGCTAGTACTGAAGAACTAAAAAGTGCCATTATTCCTGAAAAAACGGAGGCTGAACAGCATATTGCGAGATTAAAGCAATGTTTGCAGCTTGCAGATTTAAAGGCAGAACGTTTAATTGATGAGCTTGATACCACATTACTAAGCTTAGTTGAAGCAACGCTTAAAGAGAAAAAAATGGACGCAATTTCAATGGATATTCAGATACTTCAGCGGGCTGTAGCGGTTTTCAATTCAAAGAAGGCATCGTATGAAATAGTACATAAAATGGCAGTTGCCTTGCAACAGGAACTGGCTGCGCAGTTGCTGGAACAGTGTGCTAAAGACAATCAAAATAACTATGCCTATTTGCTGCAAATTGCGGCCAACATCATTTATCCTAAAGCCGTAATCGCCTAA
- a CDS encoding superoxide dismutase, producing the protein MEPIERRKFLGLSLTAAGAVALAGITGSPLDVLASSKAATPFNAFAFTQIPLPYAYKALEPAIDAQTMEIHYTKHHATYIKNVNEAIKAENLPYKTEMEFFANASRLSAKVKNNAGGAWNHNFFWESMHPSPETAPTGKLKAAIDKSFGSLSNFKEEFNKAAAAQFGSGWAWLVLEKGKLKISSTPNQDNPLMDTATVKGKPLLALDVWEHAYYLKYQNKRADYINAWWALVNWEKVAQRMG; encoded by the coding sequence ATGGAACCAATAGAAAGAAGAAAGTTTCTGGGCCTGAGTTTAACCGCGGCTGGCGCAGTGGCTTTGGCTGGAATTACCGGATCACCACTGGACGTCCTGGCATCATCAAAAGCCGCAACACCCTTTAACGCATTTGCATTTACACAAATTCCATTACCCTACGCTTATAAGGCACTTGAACCGGCAATTGATGCGCAGACGATGGAAATTCATTATACGAAGCACCATGCTACTTACATCAAGAATGTAAATGAAGCTATAAAAGCAGAAAACCTACCTTATAAAACCGAAATGGAATTTTTCGCAAATGCATCCCGGCTTTCTGCTAAGGTAAAAAACAATGCTGGTGGTGCATGGAACCATAATTTCTTTTGGGAAAGCATGCATCCTTCTCCTGAAACGGCCCCAACAGGAAAACTGAAAGCTGCAATTGACAAATCTTTTGGCTCGCTAAGCAATTTTAAAGAAGAATTTAACAAAGCCGCAGCTGCGCAATTTGGCTCGGGCTGGGCATGGCTGGTCCTGGAAAAAGGCAAATTGAAAATCAGCAGCACGCCAAATCAAGACAACCCCCTGATGGATACCGCAACTGTAAAGGGCAAGCCTTTGCTCGCCCTTGATGTATGGGAACATGCCTACTATTTGAAATATCAAAATAAACGCGCTGATTATATCAATGCCTGGTGGGCTCTGGTAAACTGGGAAAAAGTGGCTCAGCGCATGGGCTAA
- a CDS encoding transglutaminase family protein — protein sequence MASVMPSILLVSPYLNTTDMPEFNIKHITKYTYESLVRDSVNHIILYPIEDDYQTVLKHDLKISGNPKVDTFSDYYGNQIGFFTYSERHRELEIYSELTVSTKHRELPAETMFGNLQWEELKSLRHHVPYIDYLKWEAFDSLPDLKEMMGGEVKTDASPYQTALDYCKMIFEEFKYIQGVTTVQTQLDEIWQLKAGVCQDFAHLLCQMLRMVNIPAKYVSGYICPNKNGVRGEGATHAWVEAYIPSYGWLGLDPTNNCIANETYVRLAYGRSFNDCSPVKGVYKGPSNHKLAVQVTVGYDNGLLEVHEPVVEQVVPEPVVEMVKGNSYRRNLELMQQIQQQQQQQQ from the coding sequence ATGGCATCGGTAATGCCTTCAATACTACTTGTTTCTCCTTATCTTAATACCACCGATATGCCAGAATTCAACATCAAACACATCACAAAATATACTTACGAATCCCTGGTTAGGGACAGCGTAAACCATATCATCTTGTATCCAATTGAAGATGATTATCAAACTGTACTGAAACATGACCTTAAAATATCCGGTAATCCGAAAGTAGATACCTTTTCAGATTATTACGGCAACCAGATTGGCTTTTTTACCTATAGTGAGCGCCACCGTGAACTGGAAATCTATTCGGAATTAACCGTTTCTACCAAACACCGGGAGTTGCCTGCTGAAACGATGTTTGGCAACTTGCAATGGGAAGAGTTAAAAAGTCTGCGGCATCATGTTCCCTATATCGACTATTTAAAATGGGAAGCATTTGATAGCCTGCCAGATTTAAAGGAAATGATGGGAGGGGAAGTTAAAACCGATGCTTCTCCATATCAAACAGCGCTGGATTATTGCAAGATGATTTTTGAAGAGTTTAAGTACATTCAGGGGGTAACCACCGTACAAACGCAGCTGGATGAAATCTGGCAGTTGAAAGCCGGCGTTTGCCAGGATTTTGCCCATTTGCTGTGTCAGATGCTGCGCATGGTTAACATTCCTGCCAAATATGTAAGCGGATACATCTGTCCCAATAAAAATGGCGTAAGGGGAGAAGGCGCTACCCATGCCTGGGTAGAGGCCTATATCCCTTCGTATGGCTGGCTTGGCCTGGATCCTACCAATAACTGCATTGCCAATGAAACCTATGTAAGATTGGCTTACGGGAGAAGTTTCAATGATTGTTCGCCTGTAAAAGGCGTTTATAAAGGCCCCTCCAACCATAAACTTGCTGTTCAGGTCACTGTAGGCTATGATAACGGTTTACTTGAGGTTCATGAGCCGGTTGTAGAACAAGTGGTACCAGAACCTGTAGTAGAAATGGTTAAAGGAAACAGTTACCGAAGAAACCTGGAGCTGATGCAGCAAATACAACAGCAGCAGCAACAGCAACAATAA
- a CDS encoding alpha-E domain-containing protein, protein MLSRVAESLYWISRYIERTDGMLRMLKINYAASQDAISDFSWSPVARIFYGPDDEGFEGLEFKSRAALQYMVTDRENPNSIVNIITQVRENARSVQDHITKDVWQCLNEYYHTIKDPKLNNMLKKDDPISVLDILIKQGMLFYGTTEITMARNEGSSFMRIGKYLERSIQSVNILDVKFGSVDHNPDLLTNTSYWKHLLLSIGGYELYLKTYRQGFEAENVLAQVVLNNEFPRSVIYSLNQLIKYFDRLKNDGHINAGNLSFLIGRLQSKVKYSSIKGLKQGDLHLYLAEIKSELYGIGNAFNTTCFSLS, encoded by the coding sequence ATGTTAAGCAGGGTTGCAGAAAGTTTATATTGGATAAGCCGTTACATTGAAAGAACAGATGGTATGCTGCGCATGCTTAAAATCAATTATGCTGCTTCGCAGGATGCAATTTCAGATTTTTCCTGGAGTCCGGTAGCCCGGATCTTTTACGGCCCCGACGATGAGGGTTTTGAGGGCCTGGAGTTTAAAAGCCGTGCGGCACTTCAGTATATGGTAACGGACCGTGAAAATCCAAATTCAATTGTCAATATCATCACGCAAGTTAGAGAAAACGCACGCAGCGTGCAGGACCACATTACCAAAGATGTATGGCAATGCCTTAACGAATATTACCACACCATCAAAGATCCTAAGCTCAATAACATGCTTAAAAAAGATGATCCAATATCCGTGCTGGACATTCTCATTAAACAAGGGATGCTTTTTTACGGAACTACAGAAATTACCATGGCCAGAAATGAAGGAAGTAGCTTTATGCGCATTGGCAAATACCTGGAGCGGAGCATTCAATCTGTGAACATCCTGGACGTCAAATTTGGCTCAGTAGACCACAATCCGGATTTGCTCACCAATACCAGTTACTGGAAACACCTGCTGTTAAGTATTGGTGGTTATGAACTTTATCTTAAAACCTATCGCCAGGGTTTTGAAGCGGAGAACGTACTGGCACAAGTGGTGCTCAATAATGAATTTCCACGCTCGGTAATTTATTCACTTAACCAGCTGATCAAGTATTTTGACAGGCTTAAAAATGATGGTCATATCAATGCCGGCAACCTTTCTTTTTTGATCGGTCGTTTGCAGAGCAAGGTAAAATATAGCTCCATCAAAGGCTTGAAACAGGGCGATCTGCATTTGTACCTTGCCGAAATTAAATCAGAGTTGTATGGCATCGGTAATGCCTTCAATACTACTTGTTTCTCCTTATCTTAA
- a CDS encoding circularly permuted type 2 ATP-grasp protein, which translates to MSKNEYAKQYNLPHNTWDEMFDETKQVREEYKRVMEYLDLESAEELNKKEELSKVLFMSQGITFTVYNSGEGVEKIFPFDIIPRIIKAEEWEYIEKGIKQRVTALNLFLKDVYSDQFIIKDGIVPIDIIYSCPHFLREMVNVKVPHDIYIHIAGIDLIRDNDGTYYILEDNVRTPSGVSYMLENREITKRLFPDLLPKCKVRSVIEYPNVLYNNLLSLSPRQIANPTIVLLSPGSFNSAYFEHTTLARLMGIELVEGPDLVVEDHKVFMKTTAGLQQVDVIYRRVDDDYLDPLVFNSSSLLGVAGLMNAYRKGNVTIVNAVGNGVADDKAVYVYVPDMIRYYLNEEPLLKNVPTYQLGNKEERAHVFEHINKMVIKQTNGSGGYGMLMGHAATPEEIEAYKIEVMKDPRAFIAQPTISLSSAPCYMQGVLQPRRVDFRPFAVCGPNGIDIIPGGLTRVALKEGSLVVNSSQGGGSKDTWVLS; encoded by the coding sequence ATGAGTAAAAACGAATACGCAAAACAGTATAATCTGCCTCATAATACCTGGGATGAGATGTTTGATGAAACGAAACAGGTAAGGGAAGAGTATAAAAGGGTAATGGAATACCTGGATTTAGAATCCGCAGAAGAGCTCAACAAAAAAGAAGAACTTTCAAAAGTGCTTTTCATGAGCCAGGGGATCACTTTTACCGTGTACAATAGTGGCGAAGGTGTAGAGAAGATCTTCCCTTTTGATATCATTCCCAGAATTATAAAAGCCGAAGAGTGGGAATACATCGAAAAAGGAATTAAGCAAAGGGTAACGGCCCTCAACCTCTTTTTAAAAGACGTTTATAGCGATCAGTTCATCATTAAAGATGGAATTGTTCCCATTGATATCATTTACTCCTGCCCGCATTTTTTAAGGGAAATGGTGAATGTAAAAGTACCGCATGACATCTATATTCATATTGCAGGCATAGACCTGATCCGCGACAATGATGGTACCTATTATATCTTGGAGGATAATGTACGGACCCCTTCGGGTGTAAGTTATATGCTGGAAAACCGGGAAATTACCAAACGTCTTTTTCCAGATCTGCTGCCCAAATGCAAGGTGAGGAGCGTTATTGAATATCCCAATGTTTTGTACAACAATCTGCTTTCACTGTCGCCCAGGCAAATTGCCAATCCAACCATTGTATTGTTGAGTCCGGGAAGTTTTAACTCTGCTTATTTTGAGCACACCACATTGGCCAGGTTAATGGGGATTGAACTGGTTGAAGGGCCGGACTTGGTGGTAGAAGACCATAAAGTTTTCATGAAAACTACAGCTGGCCTGCAGCAGGTAGATGTAATTTACCGCCGGGTAGATGACGACTACCTGGACCCGCTGGTATTCAATTCCAGCAGCTTGCTTGGGGTAGCTGGTTTAATGAATGCCTACAGAAAAGGAAATGTAACCATTGTAAATGCAGTAGGTAACGGCGTGGCAGATGATAAAGCTGTTTACGTTTACGTACCAGACATGATCAGGTACTACCTCAACGAAGAACCGCTGTTAAAAAATGTCCCCACTTATCAGCTCGGCAATAAAGAGGAGCGTGCGCATGTATTTGAGCACATCAATAAAATGGTGATCAAACAAACCAATGGAAGTGGCGGATATGGTATGTTAATGGGGCATGCGGCCACACCTGAAGAAATTGAAGCCTATAAGATTGAAGTGATGAAAGACCCCAGGGCTTTTATCGCCCAGCCTACCATTAGTTTATCTTCTGCACCATGCTACATGCAGGGCGTACTTCAGCCCAGACGGGTAGATTTTAGGCCTTTTGCCGTCTGCGGACCCAATGGAATTGACATTATTCCCGGCGGTTTAACAAGGGTAGCCTTAAAAGAAGGTTCACTGGTGGTCAACAGCTCTCAGGGTGGGGGTAGTAAAGACACCTGGGTGTTGTCTTAG
- a CDS encoding peptidase encodes MTYCLGIKVKEGLVALADTRITSGTDTTEKKKIYLQQRDNYSLFIMTSGLRSVRDKAVLYFKELIDEGTEHNKLYKAVNAFGEQVKRVAKEDKEALEQAGFRFNLHTIIGGQLKDDEEHKLFLLYPEGNWVELGNGAPYVIIGNAGHGKAILNRTLTNDSTLHTALKTGFLSFDSTRASANDVDFPIDVVLYKNNSFGMIEHRYTKKDLESISEQWAEELKAALNRIPNDWMEIAFNDDPLPNEDKT; translated from the coding sequence ATGACATATTGTTTAGGTATTAAAGTTAAAGAAGGGCTGGTGGCACTTGCTGACACAAGGATTACCTCAGGGACAGATACTACGGAAAAAAAGAAAATTTACCTTCAGCAGAGAGACAATTACTCGCTTTTTATCATGACCAGCGGACTCCGCTCGGTTAGGGACAAGGCAGTGCTTTATTTTAAGGAACTGATTGATGAAGGAACTGAGCACAACAAATTATATAAAGCCGTTAATGCATTTGGCGAGCAGGTAAAACGTGTGGCTAAAGAAGATAAGGAGGCGCTGGAACAGGCCGGTTTTAGATTTAACCTGCACACCATTATAGGCGGACAGCTTAAAGACGATGAGGAACACAAGCTGTTTTTGCTGTACCCTGAAGGAAATTGGGTAGAACTTGGAAATGGCGCACCCTATGTGATTATTGGAAATGCAGGCCACGGAAAAGCGATTCTGAACAGGACGCTTACCAATGACTCTACTTTGCATACAGCTTTAAAAACAGGATTTCTATCTTTTGATTCTACCAGGGCCAGTGCAAATGACGTTGATTTCCCGATAGATGTGGTATTATACAAAAACAACAGTTTTGGTATGATAGAACACCGCTACACTAAAAAAGATTTGGAAAGCATCTCAGAACAATGGGCAGAGGAACTGAAAGCCGCACTGAATAGAATACCTAATGACTGGATGGAAATTGCGTTTAATGACGATCCGCTACCTAATGAAGATAAAACATGA
- a CDS encoding transglutaminase family protein: MKFEISAKIAYQALAPSTLILNIQPFQSEGQHIIEEKFTSGPDLKMKECYAVGGEKRFSIIEIPEPGNITLNYKAIVETRIQIVPSRQLEDVPIAEMTVEALSYLNPSRYCQSDKLYKFAYNKFGNIEHAFEKVMAIRDWINKNVEYSGGYTTPQTSAYDTITQQIGVCRDFAHLGIALCRALTIPARYFTGYAYQLNPQDFHACFEAYLGGYWVIIDATKLVPINGLVKIATGLDATDNAFASIFGNLQFQQMEISTTLLENEFQYADSNTTLQGYSYV, translated from the coding sequence ATGAAATTTGAAATCTCTGCAAAAATAGCGTACCAGGCCCTCGCTCCTTCCACCCTGATCTTAAATATACAGCCTTTTCAATCTGAAGGACAACATATTATTGAAGAAAAATTTACTTCGGGACCTGATTTAAAAATGAAGGAATGTTATGCTGTTGGTGGTGAAAAGCGCTTTAGCATTATTGAAATACCCGAGCCAGGCAACATTACACTGAATTATAAAGCCATAGTGGAGACGCGTATACAGATAGTTCCGTCCAGGCAATTGGAAGATGTACCGATTGCTGAGATGACAGTTGAAGCCCTTTCTTACCTAAACCCAAGCAGGTATTGTCAATCGGACAAGCTTTACAAATTTGCTTACAACAAATTCGGCAATATTGAACATGCTTTTGAAAAGGTGATGGCCATTAGGGATTGGATTAATAAGAATGTAGAATACAGTGGGGGTTACACTACGCCACAAACATCTGCTTATGACACCATTACGCAACAAATTGGTGTCTGCCGCGATTTTGCACATCTAGGCATAGCGCTCTGCAGGGCTTTAACTATCCCGGCGAGATATTTTACCGGTTATGCCTATCAACTGAATCCACAGGACTTTCATGCCTGTTTTGAAGCTTACCTTGGCGGCTACTGGGTAATCATTGACGCTACCAAACTGGTGCCTATAAATGGATTGGTTAAAATTGCCACCGGCCTGGATGCTACGGACAATGCCTTTGCCAGCATCTTCGGAAATTTACAATTCCAGCAAATGGAGATCAGCACCACTTTACTGGAAAACGAATTTCAATACGCTGACAGCAATACTACATTGCAAGGATATTCTTACGTTTAA
- a CDS encoding thioredoxin family protein, producing the protein MKTLITVAMMAVAGLAFKVADNGYVVGDKATDFKLKNVDGKMVSLANYKSAKGYIVVFTCNHCPYAKAYESRIMALDKEYAAKGYPVIAISPNDPVALPADSYENMQKLAAKKSYTFPYLIDESQAVSRTYGAKATPHVYVLQKTAAGNVVKYIGAIDDDTEGTKTEKVKYVENAVNALLAGKEPAVTATKAIGCGIKWKKSV; encoded by the coding sequence ATGAAAACACTAATTACAGTTGCTATGATGGCTGTTGCAGGTCTGGCATTTAAAGTGGCAGACAACGGCTATGTTGTGGGAGATAAAGCCACAGATTTTAAATTGAAAAATGTAGATGGAAAAATGGTATCGCTGGCCAACTACAAAAGTGCAAAGGGCTATATCGTGGTTTTTACCTGTAACCATTGCCCGTATGCTAAGGCTTACGAAAGCAGGATCATGGCTTTAGATAAAGAGTATGCTGCAAAAGGCTACCCTGTAATTGCCATCAGCCCAAATGATCCTGTGGCCCTACCAGCCGATTCTTATGAAAATATGCAAAAATTAGCGGCTAAAAAATCCTACACCTTTCCTTATTTAATTGATGAAAGTCAGGCTGTTTCCCGTACCTACGGCGCTAAAGCTACACCGCATGTGTATGTTTTGCAAAAAACGGCAGCTGGAAATGTAGTTAAATACATTGGGGCCATTGATGATGATACAGAAGGTACTAAAACCGAAAAGGTAAAATATGTTGAGAATGCGGTTAATGCATTACTGGCCGGTAAAGAACCTGCAGTTACGGCCACTAAGGCCATTGGCTGCGGCATCAAATGGAAAAAAAGCGTCTAG
- a CDS encoding TlpA disulfide reductase family protein has product MKKFLLLLLISLSCFFANAQVKLLSLAQLNKRVANTDTLYVVNFWATWCAPCVAELPNFEKLQMVYKDKPLKVLLISMDFQSKFKLVQQFSVKHKLKAEVYLAERSSDQELIDGIDKDWGGALPGTLIVNAKKGIRKFYEQEFTYAELNKLYLSSQ; this is encoded by the coding sequence ATGAAGAAATTTCTTTTATTGTTGCTCATCTCCCTGTCCTGTTTTTTTGCAAATGCCCAGGTTAAACTACTCAGTTTAGCGCAGCTCAATAAACGTGTGGCCAATACAGATACGCTGTACGTAGTAAATTTCTGGGCTACCTGGTGCGCCCCTTGTGTTGCTGAACTCCCCAATTTCGAAAAACTGCAGATGGTTTATAAAGATAAACCCTTAAAGGTATTATTAATAAGTATGGATTTTCAGTCCAAATTTAAACTTGTACAGCAATTTTCAGTCAAACATAAGTTGAAAGCAGAAGTGTATCTTGCAGAACGGAGCAGTGACCAGGAGCTGATTGATGGCATCGATAAAGATTGGGGAGGAGCTTTGCCCGGTACACTAATTGTGAACGCCAAAAAAGGCATCCGTAAGTTTTATGAACAAGAGTTTACTTATGCGGAACTCAATAAATTATACCTCAGTAGTCAATAA
- a CDS encoding ROK family protein, which translates to MSDQKEQDKSARILSIDIGGTSIKACMLDEAGKPLTEYTKLPTPEDSTPEAVLETIKELVGDLGEYDKVAVGFPGYVKCGVVETAPNLAENKWTHINLAQQIADLLGKPVRLINDADQQGLGIAEGKGFEIVVTVGTGFGTSLLFDGELLPHLELAHLPITKSKDYDDYIGNAAFEKIGDKRWNNRLKKIIEIYKTVFNYDTLYIGGGNAKHIDFELEPNIKQFSNRDGIKGGAKLWAAQEKYHIFTTHPKQ; encoded by the coding sequence ATGTCAGATCAAAAGGAACAAGATAAAAGCGCACGTATATTATCTATAGATATTGGCGGAACAAGCATTAAAGCTTGTATGCTGGACGAGGCAGGAAAGCCTTTAACAGAATATACCAAGTTACCTACCCCTGAGGATTCTACACCTGAGGCCGTATTAGAAACCATTAAAGAGCTGGTAGGCGACTTAGGTGAATACGACAAAGTTGCGGTGGGTTTTCCTGGCTACGTTAAGTGTGGAGTGGTTGAAACCGCCCCCAATCTTGCCGAAAACAAATGGACCCACATTAACCTGGCGCAACAGATTGCAGATTTGCTGGGCAAACCCGTACGCCTGATTAATGACGCAGACCAACAAGGTTTGGGTATTGCAGAAGGAAAAGGTTTTGAGATTGTAGTTACAGTGGGCACAGGATTTGGCACTTCGCTGCTATTTGATGGCGAGCTGTTGCCCCATTTGGAACTTGCCCATTTGCCTATTACCAAAAGTAAAGATTACGACGACTATATTGGCAATGCTGCGTTTGAAAAGATTGGAGATAAACGCTGGAACAACCGCTTAAAGAAGATCATAGAAATTTATAAAACGGTATTTAATTATGATACCTTATATATAGGTGGTGGTAATGCCAAACACATCGATTTTGAACTAGAACCAAACATCAAACAATTTTCTAACCGGGATGGTATAAAGGGCGGCGCCAAATTATGGGCGGCCCAGGAAAAATATCACATATTTACTACGCATCCAAAACAATAA